The following are from one region of the Ochotona princeps isolate mOchPri1 chromosome 15, mOchPri1.hap1, whole genome shotgun sequence genome:
- the LOC105941698 gene encoding embryonic polyadenylate-binding protein 2-like, with protein MWPFLSRKLFPPPSETWLQVVSSDPKAQGWGAWGRTEKTPVGADAGHGKEQEEDTEDDAGLLLALLEPEHLAQCPVPDQELEAIQLKLWAMEQAEEAPEAPGARGEAGQEEDTQASQLLSSETSGCSLPRTPKDKVEADHRSIYVGNVDYGGTAEELEAYFNHCGEIQRVTILCDKFSRHPKGCRGAGRLRYCPKGPTSQESAPLTAGSCGSTTAPGQRFPSATAASWAGLASDPEGRTGAGESIATVLAILRRPNFYSGNSLLPQGGWQRVMRPEPLLPPGAQLEDSP; from the exons ATGTGGCCCTTTCTGAGCCGCAAGCTCTTCCCGCCGCCCTCTGAGACCTGGCTCCAGGTGGTCTCCTCGGACCCCAAGGCTCAGGGCTGGGGGGCCTGGGGCAGGACTGAGAAGACCCCAGTGGGGGCTGACGCTGGGCACgggaaggagcaggaggaggacacGGAGGACGATGCCGgcctgctgctggccctgctggagCCGGAACACCTGGCCCAGTGCCCGGTGCCTGACCAGGAGCTGGAGGCCATCCAGCTAAAGCTGTGGGCCATGGAGCAGGCTGAGGAGGCGCCAGAGGCACCCGGAGCCAGAGGCGAGGCTGGCCAGGAGGAGGATACACAGGCCAGCCAGCTGCTCAGCTCCGAGACCTCCGGCTGCTCCTTACCCAGGACCCCCAAGGACAAAGTGGAGGCTGACCACAGGTCCATCTACGTGGGCAATGTGGACTATGGGGGTACTGCCGAGGAGCTGGAGGCCTACTTCAACCACTGCGGCGAGATCCAGCGTGTCACCATCCTGTGCGACAAGTTCTCCAGACACCCCAAGG GCTGCCGTGGGGCTGGACGCTTAAGGTACTGCCCAAAAGGACCAACTTCCCAAGAATCAGCTCCACTGACCGCGGGGTCCTGCGGCAGCACCACAGCTCCAGGGCAGCGTTTCCCTTCTGCCACAGCAGCCTCCTGGGCAGGCCTCGCTTCAGACCCCGAGGGCAGAACCGGGGCCGGGGAGAGCATTGCCACGGTTCTCGCCATACTGAGGCGCCCCAACTTCTACAGCGGGAACAGCTTACTGCCACAGGGCGGGTGGCAGCGGGTGATGCGGCCAGAGCCTCTGCTGCCCCCTGGCGCCCAGCTGGAGGACAGTCCATGA